In the genome of Electrophorus electricus isolate fEleEle1 chromosome 26, fEleEle1.pri, whole genome shotgun sequence, one region contains:
- the lpar3 gene encoding lysophosphatidic acid receptor 3 → MTSLRTHRSIPPSSLFQRSQTNSAVPRAKLLCDLFGSFASWENANNEKRIEWPSSTFMNKCHKSLEAVLSFLLQFILHEMDNQNKCYYDKPMGFFYNNSNQSSEGWEATQLILVQCVGSIFCSFILVANAMVIAAVVTNRRFHYPFYYLLANLAASDFLAGIAYIYLMFNTGPSVSPVLTVQKYFIRQGLLDTSLSASLANLLVIALERYISVMSWKIHSNLNKWRVTLLIVLVWAISIFMGAVPSLGWNCICSLKSCSTLAPIFTRSYLIFWSVSNLVVFLIMVSIYLRIYIYVRKKTTVLKAHTSGSINRKRTPIKLIKTVMTVLGVFVFCWTPGLVVLLLDGLKCEKCNVSKFKSWLLLLAVLNSVMNPIIYSYKDDEMWTTIKNLLRCVCTGTRRQRSSRANIRANSSSPETSNSLRLPEDKKTSTVDMLKTEEL, encoded by the exons atgaCGTCCTTGCGCACACATAGATCTATACCGCCCTCCAGCCTCTTCCAGCGCTCTCAGACTAACTCAGCCGTACCTAGGGCGAAGTTGCTTTGTGATCTCTTCGGTTCATTTGCCAGCTGGGAGAATGCTAACAATGAAAAGCGCATAGAATGGCCTTCGTCGACATTCATGAACAAATGCCACAAATCACTTGAAGCAGTCTTGAGTTTTCTCTTG CAGTTTATTCTGCACGAGATGgataatcaaaacaaatgctACTATGACAAGCCTATGGGCTTTTTCTACAATAACAGCAACCAAAGCAGTGAAGGTTGGGAGGCCACACAGCTTATCCTTGTCCAATGTGTTGGCTCCATCTTCTGCAGTTTTATACTGGTGGCCAATGCCATGGTCATTGCAGCGGTGGTCACAAACAGGAGGTTTCACTACCCTTTCTACTATCTCCTGGCCAACCTGGCTGCCTCGGACTTCCTTGCTGGAATTGCTTATATTTATCTCATGTTCAACACTGGCCCCTCAGTGTCCCCAGTCTTGACTGTGCAGAAGTACTTCATTCGTCAGGGCTTGTTGGACACCAGCCTCTCAGCCTCCCTCGCCAATCTCCTGGTGATTGCTTTGGAACGCTACATCTCTGTCATGAGCTGGAAGATTCACAGTAATCTCAATAAATGGCGGGTTACGCTCCTGATTGTGCTTGTGTGGGCCATCTCCATATTCATGGGAGCTGTGCCCAGCCTGGGCTGGAACTGCATCTGTAGTTTAAAGTCGTGCTCCACACTAGCACCTATTTTCACTAGGAGCTACCTGATCTTCTGGTCTGTTTCCAACTTGGTTGTTTTCCTGATAATGGTGTCCATATACCTAAGGATATATATCTATGTAAGGAAGAAAACAACTGTCTTAAAAGCCCATACAAGTGGATCTATAAATCGCAAGAGGACGCCAATCAAGCTTATTAAAACTGTGATGACCGTGTTGG GAGTTTTTGTGTTCTGCTGGACCCCTGGCCTGGTGGTGCTGCTCTTGGATGGCTTAAAATGTGAGAAGTGCAATGTATCGAAGTTCAAGAGCTGGCTCCTTCTTCTGGCAGTCCTCAACTCAGTCATGAATCCGATCATCTACTCCTACAAGGATGATGAGATGTGGACCACCATCAAGAACTTACTGCGCTGCGTGTGTACAGGCACGCGCCGGCAGAGGTCATCCAGGGCCAACATTCGGGCTAACAGCTCGAGCCCAGAGACTAGTAACAGCCTACGTCTTCCTGAAGACAAGAAGACATCTACTGTGGACATGCTGAAGACCGAAGAACTCTGA
- the mcoln2 gene encoding mucolipin-2 produces the protein MELLARDKIDSRNNTMSMTVDRTAEETLRDDLRYYFMSPCEKYKSRRQIPWKLMVQILKIVMITTQLVLFGLNNQLVVSYKEENLMAFKNLFLKGYSGTDDDDYSVAVFTKKSVYDNIYYVIDQYFQISQLSVGPISYAEDNGEPLPLVICKEYYRRGSVEPSDEYYDIDAHTETVCLTLDPKFATTWKTDNASFFELDFYRLITIEISFSLKGINLQTVRSYELPDCYTFVVTVTFDNQCHSGKVKIILAIDAVSSACKNWKISGTAQKNTHYLLVFDGFVIFVCLTSAVLCIRSIFLAIRLLKRFSKFCLKNYNHKVCEDDQRQFLNGWYILVIISDVMAITGSILKMEIQAKSLTTYDVCSIFLGTSTLMVWVSVIRYLGYFQKYNVLILTMQAALPKVLRFCCCAGMIYLGYTFCGWIVLGPYHEKFEGLSRVAECLFSLVNGDDMFPTFAEFQQKNTLVWLFSRVYLYTFISLFIYMVLSLFIALITDAYDSIKRYQKTGFPMTELQLFLKAGRDFHLPEGEEDVGSVENGGRADIDSPSNMLCCCRRVLKDDTVVLIS, from the exons ATGGAACTGCTTGCCAGAGACAAAATCGATTCAAGAAA CAACACCATGTCTATGACTGTTGACCGGACAGCGGAGGAAACGCTAAGAGATGACCTCAGATATTACTTCATGAGTCCCTGCGAAAAATACAAATCTCGACGACAAATACCATGGAAGCTAATggtgcagattttaaaaatagtcaTGATTACTACACAG CTTGTTCTTTTTGGGCTTAACAATCAGCTCGTGGTGTCCTACAAAGAAGAGAATCTAATGGCCTTTAAGAATTTGTTTCTGAAGGGCTATAGTGgcactgatgatgatgactaCAGCGTAGCTGTGTTCACCAAAAAGAGTGTCTATGATAATATATACTATGTCATAGatcag TATTTTCAGATAAGCCAGTTGTCTGTGGGCCCCATTAGTTATGCTGAGGACAATGGAGAGCCACTTCCATTGGTCATCTGTAAAGAATACTATAGACGGGGCAGTGTGGAGCCATCAGACGAATACTACGATATAGATGCCCACACTGAGACAG TGTGCTTAACTTTGGATCCCAAATTTGCAACAACATGGAAAACAGACAATGCCTCTTTTTTTGAACTGGACTTCTACAG GCTTATCACTATAGAGATCTCATTCTCACTTAAAGGAATCAATCTACAAACAGTCCGCTCATACGAGCTTCCTGATTGTTATACTTTTGTTGTGACG GTTACGTTTGATAATCAGTGCCATAGTGGAAAAGTGAAAATTATCCTTGCTATTGATGCAGTTAGTAGTGCATGCAAGAACTGGAAGATTTCAGGAACTG ctCAGAAGAACACTCACTACCTCCTGGTCTTTGATGGCTTCGTTATTTTTGTGTGCCTGACCTCTGCTGTGCTTTGCATTCGCTCTATTTTTCTTGCAATTAGATTACTTAAG agatTTTCCAAGTTCTGTCTCAAAAATTACAATCATAAAGTATGTGAGGATGACCAAAGACAATTCCTAAATGGCTGGTATATTTTGGTAATCATCAGTGATGTTATGGCAATCACAGGATCAATACTGAAGATGGAAATACAGGCAAAG AGTCTGACCACCTACGATGTGTGTAGCATCTTTCTGGGAACATCCACACTTATGGTGTGGGTTAGTGTCATTAGATATTTGGGGTACTTCCAGAAGTACAAT GTTCTTATCCTCACCATGCAAGCAGCCCTACCCAAGGTCCTGCGCTTCTGTTGCTGTGCAGGAATGATCTACCTGGGCTACACGTTCTGTGGTTGGATTGTTTTGGGGCCCTACCATGAAAAG TTTGAAGGTCTGAGCCGTGTGGCAGAGTGCCTCTTCTCCCTTGTCAATGGGGATGACATGTTCCCAACATTCGCTGAGTtccagcagaagaacacactggTGTGGCTGTTCAGTCGAGTCTATCTCTACACCTTCATATCTCTCTTCATCTACATGGTGCTCAGTCTCTTCATAGCCCTCATCACGGATGCTTATGATAGCATCAAG CGCTACCAGAAGACCGGCTTCCCCATGACTGAACTGCAGCTGTTCCTGAAGGCGGGGAGGGATTTCCACCTcccagagggggaggaggacgTGGGGAGCGTGGAGAATGGTGGGCGCGCAGATATAGACTCCCCCTCCAAcatgctgtgctgctgtagaaG AGTTCTCAAAGATGACACCGTTGTTCTCATCAGCTAA